In a genomic window of Candidatus Thiothrix sulfatifontis:
- a CDS encoding FKBP-type peptidyl-prolyl cis-trans isomerase, whose amino-acid sequence MSHTVQANSRIRWRYQLFLAEGHKVEASADPAGDILQLGKGDIHPNLESALIGLPQGEPIRLIIMADQAFGYPDPDAIQTLARDEFPADWQLNVGQIISFALPSGQEIPGKVRDISVDSVVVDFNHPLAGHNITFELEILDILEA is encoded by the coding sequence ATGAGTCATACCGTTCAAGCCAATAGCCGCATTCGCTGGCGTTACCAGTTATTCCTCGCCGAGGGGCATAAGGTGGAAGCCAGCGCAGACCCGGCTGGCGACATTTTGCAACTGGGAAAAGGTGACATTCACCCCAATCTGGAAAGTGCCCTGATCGGTTTGCCCCAAGGCGAACCCATCCGCTTGATTATTATGGCGGATCAAGCCTTCGGCTATCCTGACCCGGATGCCATTCAAACCTTGGCACGCGATGAATTCCCCGCCGACTGGCAGCTAAACGTCGGGCAAATCATCAGCTTTGCGCTACCGTCAGGGCAAGAAATCCCCGGCAAAGTGCGCGACATCAGTGTTGATAGCGTGGTCGTCGATTTCAACCATCCGCTGGCTGGGCATAACATCACCTTTGAACTGGAAATCCTCGACATTTTGGAAGCCTAA